From one Lycium barbarum isolate Lr01 chromosome 6, ASM1917538v2, whole genome shotgun sequence genomic stretch:
- the LOC132643746 gene encoding uncharacterized protein LOC132643746 — protein sequence MAERFEAFNTGMGLVQEQNDSKGKVVQKNVVVNLGNTLSLLPNTTSTSSSICNVSLAISPHLDPTYTIPQIPSTYTPDQVAIIPNPQFSITTSQFEKSKKDELAISPHKRPGKEIKSLYHEDLGKELHNLRKVINEALCSRNFQILKYEGLCVHPNVELQSGYKIPKFNTFNGKGDPVAHLKDYCSRLIGIGHNEAVRMRLFIQSLSGSALSWYTKQDFSKWLTWEDMARGFIKQFEFNNGGDPHIADLLRVKKTPHESFQEYAIRWRLEASKIHPPLSERELISTFIQIQEDLYYDKLLGACAHNFSDLIRVGRELENAIQEGRITDSSATQAVHQTFQAKILGNLQSEMKENQFASTTMHQAQCHKSHQIFQSYATMQCPRQQNSQQGYQQRFHQAQSSSQHQKKRKSFCFTTLSEPLANIFERLSAKGILQPKEGFIPKHPPPNFDLSKSCAYHSNIQGHDIEECPALRFKIQSMIESGKIKLQLEPSTGNIANTKTTVVKGDPSKLTPRHLKRKRATSQAD from the coding sequence ATGGCAGAGAGATTTGAAGCTTTCAACACCGGTATGGGTTTGGTGCAAGAACAAAACGATAGCAAGGGAAAGGTGGTTCAAAAAAATGTTGTAGTCAATCTGGGAAATACCttaagccttcttcctaacacaacctCAACTTCCAGCTCAATTTGCAACGTTTCCTTAGCCATTTCGCCTCACTTAGATCCTACCTATACCATTCCACAAATTCCTTCAACCTACACTCCCGATCAAGTAGCGATAATTCCTAATCCTCAATTTTCCATAACCACCAGTCAATTCGAGAAAAGTAAGAAAGACGAACTGGCAATATCCCCACATAAGAGGCCTGGAAAGGAAATCAAGTCGCTTTACCATGAAGATTTGGGAAAAGAACTCCACAATTTGAGGAAAGTCATTAATGAAGCGTTATGTTCAAGGAATTTCCAGATTTTGAAGTATGAAGGTTTATGTGTGCATCCAAACGTTGAGCTTCAGTCAGGGTACAAAATACCCAAGTTTAACACTTTCAATGGGAAGGGAGATCCCGTCGCTCATTTAAAGGACTATTGCAGCAGATTAATTGGTATTGGACATAATGAAGCCGTACGAATGAGATTGTTCATTCAAAGTTTATCAGGATCAGCACTCTCTTGGTACACTAAACAAGATTTTAGCAAATGGCTTACGTGGGAAGATATGGCCCGCGGATTTATAAAGCAATTTGAGTTTAACAATGGGGGCGATCCGCACATAGCCGATTTGCTCAGAGTAAAGAAAACGCCACATGAGTCTTTCCAAGAATATGCCATACGATGGAGGttagaagcttcaaaaatacatccTCCATTATCCGAGAGGGAATTGATCTCAACCTTCATCCAAATTCAGGAAGACTTATATTATGATAAGTTGCTCGGAGCTTGTGCACACAATTTCTCTGATTTGATTAGGGTTGGTAGAGAACTAGAAAATGCCATTCAAGAAGGGAGGATTACAGATAGCTCAGCAACACAAGCCGTTCACCAAACCTTCCAAGCGAAGATACTAGGAAATCTGCAAAGTGAAATGAAGGAAAACCAATTTGCTTCCACGACTATGCATCAAGCGCAATGCCATAAAAGTCACCAAATTTTTCAATCTTATGCCACTATGCAATGTCCTCGTCAGCAAAACTCCCAGCAAGGCTACCAACAACGGTTTCACCAAGCACAATCAAGCTCTCAACATCAAAAGAAGAGGAAATCCTTTTGCTTCACTACTCTAAGTGAACCATTGGCAAATATATTTGAGAGGTTGAGTGCTAAGGGTATTCTACAACCAAAGGAGGGATTTATACCTAAGCATCCACCGCCAAACTTTGATTTATCTAAGAGTTGTGCTTATCACTCAAACATTCAAGgacatgacattgaagaatgtccaGCACTAAGATTTAAGATTCAAAGCATGATTGAAAGTGGCAAGATAAAGCTACAGCTAGAGCCTTCAACCGGTAATATTGCAAACACAAAGACAACTGTTGTTAAGGGTGATCCATCGAAACTGACACCAAGGCATTTGAAAAGAAAGCGTGCAACAAGTCAAGCAGATTGA